CGTCACGGTTGTCTCAGGTGCAGCAGATGCTTCATGAGGCGGAGGAGAGAGCTAGCTCCGCTGGCAACGAGCCTACTCCTCAGATCACTCTAGGTAAGGTTTACTTGCTCTTCATGTGAATGTGATAACTTTAGATAAGATTGAAAGTTTGTAGATTTAGTGAAACTATGCAAGAACTGTGTTCTGTAGTCTCATTTTGATGGAAACATTTGTAGAAAATGTTAATTTTGAGGGAATTATTTTCAGAGAatgttatattaattatgttcgATAGTCATTTTGATGGAAACATTTACAGAAAATGTTATGATAACTCTATTCTGTAGTCGTTACGATGGAGACATTTacaattttgatttttgtttacatagtTTCATTTGTATCTCTCTCTTTGGTACTTGTAGAGGATGTTACTATCGACGGTGTTTTAGAACTCTGTTCTGTAGTATTTTTGATCTGTTCGCatagttttgtttgtatatGTGTTTAGTACTTGCAGAGTTAGTGATACTATGTATGGACAATGTTATAAAACTCTCTTTAATAGTGATTTTGATGGAAACATTTTCATGTGAATGTGTGCAGACCATGTTACGCTTAACTTTGCTAGAAGCGGTGGTCCTGGAGGCCAGAATGTGAACAAAGGTCTGACCTTTACACTGTAGTTTGTGACTACTTGATGTATCAATCAATGCTTGTATATCGTTCACATGTTACctactttctttttttattcagtGAATACCAAAGTAGATATGCGCTTCAATGTGAAAAACGCCTACTGGTTAAGTGAGAGGATCAGGGAGAAGATCTTACAGACGGTTTGTTTCTTACGCTATTATCCCTTCTACAATACTATGACCACGAGTTTTATTTCTTGTCATGTTCCATTTAGCAAGTAAAGATAGTTGTTTGATGTTTGGAGCTGATCTCAACAGGAGAAGAATCGAATCAACAGGGACGGAGAGCTTGTGATATCTTCAACCAAAACCAGGACGCAGAAGTCAGTAACCTAACAATCTTCTCTTTCTTGTTCCATTTTCAAGCAAACATTCCCATTTTCTAACAGTGTGTTTTACGCAGAGGCAACATCGACGATGCACTTGCAAAGCTACAGGTAAACTTTCTAATTGAATGTCACAATCTTTGATTCTGTATGATGCTGAGATGTTTTGGTTTAAACTTCAACAGGCGATTATTGATGCGGCTTCATATGTCCCACCTCCACCATCAGAAgaacagaagaagaaaatcgTAAAGATGTAAGATCCAATCCACCTCCATGAATCCATCTCTCTTCCTTCACATCCTCAACGCTTACCAGGTCTTTTCTTTACATTTTCAGGGCTGCAAAAGCTGATGAGAAACGGCTTAAAAGCAAAAAAGTTCTTTCGGACAAGAAAGCTGCCAGAAGAGACCGCAGTAGCTGGGATTGAACTTAAACCAATACAATGGAGTTCACGTTGAGTCCAGAAGCTTTAACTTAGATGAGCATGCCATTTTCTTGGCGTTTAATGTTACGCaacaatcaaaaaaaaatatcattcaacACTTTAttctatagtttatatatatgtttactgTCTAATGAAATGTCTTCTCCTGATCTTGCGTTTGTGTGTTGAATCGATACGTTTAAACCAACGCTTACTGCAATCGATATTGGGCCAGGCCCATATATAATGGagctttaattttataaaacgccgtcgtcgtcgtcttctcTCACTCACTCAAAACCACAAACGCTACACAGATCATATAAGCTTCACTGCAATGGAGCAAAACCAAGAGATCCGACCCGAAAGCCCGGAAAATCCGAAGATGGCCACGGATAATTTGACCAACGCCGAAGCCTCTCCAACGAAGGAAGCCTCCAACACCGACGTAAACGACGGCAAAATCGACAAGAACGTCGCCGCGGCGGATCCAAACCCTACACCCGCCGCGAAGCTGCAACCAAGCGAATCCGACGAGGAGGTGGACCTCCCAAGCATCTCAGAATCCCTCGGGGAAGAAGAATCCTCCGATCTCGTAACAGAGCCACAATCGCAAAACCCTAATCCACTAGAGCCGGGACCCAGGGCGAGAAAACGACGCCGTAGGAAACGTTTCTTCACGGAGATAAACGCGAACCCAGCTTTCCCTCGTAACCGCCGCAACAGCGTCGGGAAAGAGCTCGATTCCGAAGCCATAACGGCGATGTCGGTAGGGTTTCCGGTAAACTCGCTCACAGAGGAAGAGATCGAAGCCAATGTGGTATCGATCATCGGAGGCAAAGAGCAGGCGAACTACATCGTCGTGAGGAACCACATCATCGCCTTGTGGAGATCCAACGTCTCGAATTGGCTTACGAGAGATCACGCTCTTGAGTCTATACGATTGGAGCATAAAACGTTGGTTGATACTGCTTACAAGTTCCTTCTTGAGCACGGTTATATTAATTTCGGTTTAGCTCCGGTTATCAAAGAGGCGAAATTGAGGTCCTTTGACGGTTTGGAGCCGCCTAATGTGGTTGTTGTGGGTGCCGGTTTAGCTGGTTTGGTGGCTGCTAGGCAGTTGTTGTcgatggggtttagggttttggttttggaAGGGAGAGATAGACCGGGCGGGCGGGTTAAGACCCGGAAGATGAGAGGTGGGGATGGTGTTGAAGCAATGGCTGATGTTGGTGGGAGTGTGTTGACTGGGATTAATGGGAACCCTCTTGGCGTGTTGGCGAGGCAGCTTGGTTTGCCTCTCCATAAGGTTAGAGATATATGTCCTTTGTATCTACCTAGCGGTGAGCTTGTTGATGTTGGTGTTGATTCTAAGATAGAGGCTTCGTTTAATAAGTTGCTGGATAGGGTTTGTAAGCTTAGGCAGTC
The nucleotide sequence above comes from Brassica napus cultivar Da-Ae chromosome A9, Da-Ae, whole genome shotgun sequence. Encoded proteins:
- the LOC111197987 gene encoding peptidyl-tRNA hydrolase ICT1, mitochondrial-like, giving the protein MAAIRTMTNLIIREFIHHPLLFLSSSKSCHSLFPTLRRTPGIALVHSSSRFGSFRCAASNSGGGDRKVSSRLSQVQQMLHEAEERASSAGNEPTPQITLDHVTLNFARSGGPGGQNVNKVNTKVDMRFNVKNAYWLSERIREKILQTEKNRINRDGELVISSTKTRTQKGNIDDALAKLQAIIDAASYVPPPPSEEQKKKIVKMAAKADEKRLKSKKVLSDKKAARRDRSSWD
- the LOC106366542 gene encoding lysine-specific histone demethylase 1 homolog 1-like; protein product: MEQNQEIRPESPENPKMATDNLTNAEASPTKEASNTDVNDGKIDKNVAAADPNPTPAAKLQPSESDEEVDLPSISESLGEEESSDLVTEPQSQNPNPLEPGPRARKRRRRKRFFTEINANPAFPRNRRNSVGKELDSEAITAMSVGFPVNSLTEEEIEANVVSIIGGKEQANYIVVRNHIIALWRSNVSNWLTRDHALESIRLEHKTLVDTAYKFLLEHGYINFGLAPVIKEAKLRSFDGLEPPNVVVVGAGLAGLVAARQLLSMGFRVLVLEGRDRPGGRVKTRKMRGGDGVEAMADVGGSVLTGINGNPLGVLARQLGLPLHKVRDICPLYLPSGELVDVGVDSKIEASFNKLLDRVCKLRQSMIEEIKSVDVPLGEALETFRLVYGVAEDQEERMLFDWHLANLEYANATLLGNLSMAYWDQDDPYEMGGDHCFIPGGNETFVHALAENLPVFYGNVVESIRYGSDGVVVYAGDKEFSCDMALCTVPLGVLKKGGIGFVPELPEKKKEAIQRLGYGLLNKVAMLFPYNFWGEEIDTFGRLTEDSSTRGEFFLFYSYSSVSGGPLLVALVAGDAAERFETMSPTDSVKRVLQILRGIYHPKGIVVPDPVQALCSRWGQDKFSYGSYSYVAVGSSGDDYDILAESVGDGRVFFAGEATNKQYPATMHGAFLSGMREAANILRVARRRASESASNLAK